From Alteromonas sp. BL110:
CATGTAAAAGGTATGGTGAACGTACCAATTTCCGATACGATTGCTATGCGCGCAGTAGTGTACCGCACAGACTATGCCGGCTTTATTGATGCGCTGGGCGAAAACGGCGCGTTTAGCGAGGACGTTAATGACGGTGACAGAACTGGCGGACGAGTTGCGTTTATTATCGCACCTAACGATAAACTTACTATAACACCGCGACTAATCTTCCAAGAACTTGAGATGAACGGGTTTAACAGGGAAGAAGTCTATAACGTCTTTGCAAACCCTTACACGACGACACGTCCGGCTATTCAAATGGGTGAGCGCGAACAGTATCTGCTGCTTGAGGAAGGGTTTACTGACGAAACCTTGATAGCCGATGTAACCGCTGAATACCAAGCTGACGTTGCTGATTTTACTTTTGTTTATAGCTATACCGACCGAGATATACTGGTAAGCCGTGATGCCAGCGCGCTTTCCGGTTCGGTAAGTATCGACTTGGGCTTTCCAGATGAAGCTGTGCTATTACCGTCGAACCTATTAGACAGAACCGAAGTAGAGCAAGACACCTTTGAGCTTCGCGCAGCATCTAATGATGATGGCGCACTAGACTGGCTAGTTGGCGCTTTTTACTCTTCAACTGAACGCGTTTACGATCAATCACTTCCTACCCCCGGCTATGATGCGTTTACAGATGCAACATTAGGTGAAGGCACGTCAGCAGCGGTTGCCAATGGTTTTGAGCCAGACTCGCCTTATAACGCTTACTTGCCCTATGACTTAAAGCAGCTTGCTGTTTTTGGTGAAGTGAATTATCAAGTTAACGATGATTTCAAAATGACCGTGGGCTCTCGCTTTTACGATTATGAAGAAGAGCGCCAGTTTATTTCTGGGGGCTTATTTGCCAACGGCGACAACCAGACCGATTCTACAGAGTCTGATGGCTTTACCTCTCGTGTAATTGGCCAGTATAGCCTGAACGAAAACGTAAACTTAAACGCTCAAGTGTCGCAAGGATTTAGACTTGGCGGCGTCAATGACCCGCTAAATAGAAGCCTGTGTACCGACCAAGATGAAGCCATCTTTGGTTCATTCCAAGACTATGACGATGAAAAACTCACTAACTATGAGATAGGCATGAAATCGTCAGGACGAGGCTGGACAGCTAACGTTTCAGCTTTCTATAACGACATCGAAGACCTTCAAGTTACGTTAGATGCGGGTTCTTGTTCGTCACGGGTGTCATTTAACGTACCTGAAGCGCACACCCAAGGTATTGAATTCGAACTTACACGACAGTTTACCGATCAGCTATTTTTCTCATTAACCGGAAGCATCATTGAAGCTGAGTTCGATTCAACGGTCGTTGACGGCGATGGTGCGGTGCTAGGTGGCGTTGAAGATGGCAACCGTTTGGCGTCAGTACCTGAAGAAAGCTTCGCTATCGCTTTTACCTATGATTTAGCGCAGCCTTTATTCTCGTCTAATAGCACCTACTTCCAAGGTTCGTATCAATATGTTGGCGATCGTATTACACAACCTAGCGACCAAGTTGCTGGTGCAGGCACCTTCACATCAGGGCTTGCATTTGGTGGTGCCACCGGTACTGAGACAACGGAGTTAGATTTGTTGCTAGACGACTACGGCACCATGAACATGAGCTTTGGTCTTACCTACGATGACTACGAAATCTTGCTGTATGCCAACAACCTGTTTGAT
This genomic window contains:
- a CDS encoding TonB-dependent receptor; this translates as MFTLEKPSFRRSTLSIAVIGLLSSGAMAQDTQQKDDDEFEQIIVTATKRAESIEDIPFSINAQTQRDFERSGAGNLEDVARNVASVSIQNLGPGQSQVSMRGVSAGQIVRDQPGVKEQVGVYLDESVISLSLFTPDLDLFDLNRIETLRGPQGTLFGSGSIGGTLRYITNQPELDTFEGKFEANLNSVTDGGVGGHVKGMVNVPISDTIAMRAVVYRTDYAGFIDALGENGAFSEDVNDGDRTGGRVAFIIAPNDKLTITPRLIFQELEMNGFNREEVYNVFANPYTTTRPAIQMGEREQYLLLEEGFTDETLIADVTAEYQADVADFTFVYSYTDRDILVSRDASALSGSVSIDLGFPDEAVLLPSNLLDRTEVEQDTFELRAASNDDGALDWLVGAFYSSTERVYDQSLPTPGYDAFTDATLGEGTSAAVANGFEPDSPYNAYLPYDLKQLAVFGEVNYQVNDDFKMTVGSRFYDYEEERQFISGGLFANGDNQTDSTESDGFTSRVIGQYSLNENVNLNAQVSQGFRLGGVNDPLNRSLCTDQDEAIFGSFQDYDDEKLTNYEIGMKSSGRGWTANVSAFYNDIEDLQVTLDAGSCSSRVSFNVPEAHTQGIEFELTRQFTDQLFFSLTGSIIEAEFDSTVVDGDGAVLGGVEDGNRLASVPEESFAIAFTYDLAQPLFSSNSTYFQGSYQYVGDRITQPSDQVAGAGTFTSGLAFGGATGTETTELDLLLDDYGTMNMSFGLTYDDYEILLYANNLFDENAQLSFDRERGGRARLGFTVNQPRTVGATFRYFFQ